Proteins encoded in a region of the Anaerolineales bacterium genome:
- a CDS encoding radical SAM protein — translation MTESETRYTFGPVPSRRLGRSLGVNNIPPKICSYSCIYCQVGRTKEMRIERQAFYDPDAVAQDVRARVKNAAGKNERIDYITFVPDGEPTLDIRLGKLIALLKPLGIPIGVISNASLMGREDVREELGSADWVSLKFDSVQEPVWRAVNRPHNSLRLASILDGSLAFAKAFAGKLVTETMLVEGNRDDEEGARKLADFLGRLRPHTAYVSIPTRPPAESWVRPPGEDVLNRTYQILREQVANVELLIGYEGDSFASTGEAETDLLNITAVHPMREEAVRDFLARAGAAWSLVEGLKARGELLESSYAGHTFFLRSYGGHSR, via the coding sequence GTGACCGAAAGTGAAACCCGATACACCTTCGGGCCCGTGCCCTCGCGTCGCTTGGGAAGAAGCCTCGGGGTGAACAACATCCCCCCCAAGATCTGTTCCTATTCCTGCATCTACTGCCAGGTGGGGCGCACCAAGGAGATGCGGATCGAACGACAAGCCTTTTATGATCCGGATGCGGTCGCCCAAGACGTCCGCGCAAGGGTGAAAAACGCCGCCGGGAAGAACGAGCGGATCGATTACATCACTTTCGTGCCGGACGGGGAGCCCACCCTGGACATCCGCCTGGGCAAGCTCATCGCCTTGCTGAAACCCCTGGGCATCCCGATCGGCGTGATCTCGAACGCTTCGCTGATGGGACGGGAAGACGTGCGGGAAGAACTTGGAAGCGCGGATTGGGTTTCGCTGAAGTTCGATTCCGTGCAGGAGCCGGTCTGGCGGGCGGTTAACCGCCCGCACAACTCCCTTCGGCTGGCTTCGATCCTCGACGGCTCGCTGGCCTTCGCGAAGGCATTTGCAGGGAAGCTGGTCACGGAAACCATGCTGGTCGAGGGAAACCGCGACGACGAGGAAGGCGCGCGGAAACTGGCCGATTTCCTCGGCCGCTTGCGCCCGCACACGGCTTATGTGAGCATCCCCACGCGTCCTCCCGCGGAATCCTGGGTCCGGCCTCCGGGTGAAGACGTCTTAAACCGGACGTATCAGATCCTGCGGGAACAGGTCGCGAACGTGGAATTGCTGATCGGATACGAGGGGGATTCGTTCGCCTCCACCGGAGAGGCGGAGACCGACCTCCTGAATATCACCGCCGTACACCCGATGCGGGAAGAAGCCGTCCGCGATTTTCTCGCCCGGGCCGGAGCCGCGTGGTCGCTGGTGGAAGGATTGAAAGCGCGGGGCGAACTGCTCGAGAGCAGCTACGCGGGGCACACATTCTTCTTAAGAAGCTACGGCGGACATTCTCGCTAG
- a CDS encoding zinc ribbon domain-containing protein yields MPTYEYECLACGLRFERRQAIAEEPVATCPECRGGVRRLLSSGTAVVVKGGGSASPRGGGSGCALEQTGRTCCGRGERCGEPPCGSES; encoded by the coding sequence GTGCCCACGTACGAATACGAGTGCCTTGCCTGCGGCCTGCGGTTTGAGCGCCGCCAGGCGATCGCCGAGGAGCCGGTCGCAACCTGTCCCGAGTGCCGGGGAGGCGTCCGGCGCCTGCTCAGCAGCGGCACCGCTGTCGTGGTCAAGGGGGGGGGCTCCGCCTCCCCCCGCGGCGGCGGGAGCGGATGCGCGCTGGAGCAAACCGGCCGGACCTGCTGCGGGCGCGGCGAGCGCTGCGGTGAACCGCCGTGCGGGAGCGAATCGTGA
- a CDS encoding FAD-dependent oxidoreductase has protein sequence MSKASNGKWDVVVVGGSAAGLTAAITVRRHYPDKKVLILRQEEKVPIPCGIPYIYGTLGDPDKNLIPDALLESNKIDWRVGSVDNVDRKAKTVSLGKETLEYERLILATGSVPTRPPIPGIDLKGVFTIEKDVEYLRSLQKALEGAKRIVIIGGGFIGIEFADEINKLGGKQVTVIEMEANCLNLAYDPEFCEEMEKLLASRGIEIRTATVVKALEGEGAVRAVRLQDGSAVETDLVILGIGSRANAELARKIGLEIGAGGGITVDRNMRTSDPSIFACGDCTDKVSFFGGHACMLKLASIAELEARIAGANLYGIRRESEGTVGAWCTAVGPLALGTAGLTETAAKKLGYKVVCSSVEGPNRHPGGMPGAAPTKLKLVFEANSGVLLGGQIRGGDSVGEMTNIVAACVQKKMTVEDIATFQLGTHPALTASPIAYHIVNAAEIADQRLRKEN, from the coding sequence ATGAGCAAAGCAAGCAACGGCAAGTGGGACGTGGTGGTTGTGGGCGGCAGCGCCGCCGGCTTGACGGCGGCGATCACCGTCCGCAGGCATTACCCCGACAAGAAAGTGCTGATCTTACGCCAGGAAGAAAAAGTTCCCATCCCCTGCGGCATTCCGTACATCTACGGAACCCTGGGCGATCCGGACAAGAACCTGATTCCCGACGCGCTTCTGGAATCGAACAAGATCGATTGGCGGGTGGGCTCCGTGGACAATGTCGACCGGAAGGCGAAAACCGTCTCCCTCGGGAAAGAAACCCTGGAATACGAACGGTTGATTCTGGCGACCGGGTCGGTTCCGACCCGCCCGCCCATCCCCGGGATCGACCTCAAGGGCGTGTTTACGATCGAGAAGGACGTAGAGTACCTGCGCTCGCTGCAGAAGGCCCTGGAAGGGGCCAAGCGGATCGTGATCATCGGCGGAGGCTTCATCGGCATCGAGTTCGCCGACGAGATCAACAAGCTCGGCGGCAAGCAGGTCACGGTGATCGAGATGGAAGCCAACTGCCTGAACCTGGCCTACGATCCCGAGTTCTGCGAAGAAATGGAAAAACTGCTGGCCTCGCGCGGGATCGAGATCCGCACCGCCACCGTCGTCAAGGCGTTGGAGGGCGAGGGCGCCGTCCGCGCCGTGCGCCTGCAGGACGGCAGCGCCGTGGAAACGGACCTGGTGATCCTGGGCATCGGATCGCGGGCGAACGCGGAACTGGCCCGCAAGATCGGGTTGGAAATCGGCGCCGGCGGGGGCATCACAGTCGACCGCAATATGCGCACGTCCGACCCGTCGATCTTCGCCTGCGGCGACTGCACGGACAAAGTCTCCTTCTTCGGCGGGCACGCCTGCATGCTCAAACTGGCTTCGATCGCCGAATTGGAGGCGCGGATCGCCGGAGCGAATCTGTACGGCATCCGCCGCGAGAGCGAAGGAACGGTCGGGGCATGGTGCACCGCGGTCGGCCCGTTGGCCCTGGGGACCGCGGGGTTGACCGAGACCGCCGCCAAGAAGCTGGGATACAAGGTGGTGTGTTCGAGCGTGGAAGGCCCCAACCGACACCCGGGCGGCATGCCGGGCGCGGCGCCCACCAAGCTCAAGCTGGTATTCGAAGCCAACTCCGGCGTCCTCCTCGGCGGCCAGATCCGCGGCGGCGACAGCGTCGGCGAGATGACCAACATCGTCGCCGCCTGCGTCCAAAAGAAGATGACGGTCGAGGACATCGCCACCTTCCAGTTGGGGACCCATCCGGCGCTGACGGCCTCGCCGATCGCCTACCACATCGTCAACGCGGCCGAGATCGCCGATCAACGGCTGCGGAAGGAGAACTGA